TTTTTCCCTGTTCAGGGGAAACATCGGCTTCTCCCTGCCGGAATATGTAATGGCATACTTGACCTCGGTTATACCGCTGAACCGTCCCAGTGCCGCTATCGTTATGTTCTCCCTCCCCTCATCCGTGAGGATCAGTATTGGCTTCCCCTTGAACTCGTAAGGCCTCAGCTTCATGGCCTCAAGATAGGCCTCTATCGCCAGGGCATCGCGACCGTTGGCTATGACCACGGTTTTTATTCCATCAAAAACGTCCGGGAACTCGTCCTTGAGCGCCTGTATCACCACGAGGTTCGTCTCGTATCTGGTCTCACCGTACCAGCGCTCGTAGGGGATTCCAAATTCCTCCAGGTCTCCGGTGTACTCCTCGGGAACGGCAACCGGGCCGCCGATTATTATGACCCTGTCCGGGTCAATGCTGAGTATTTCGGCGCTCGCCGCGGGATCGTACGTTCCCCACGGGCTTACTATCAGCTGGGCACCAAGGAGGTCGGCCACGTTCTGGGCTATGGCGGCATCGGCTTCATTGTCGCTCACGAGGATGACCAGCCTCAAATCCCCTGCACCCGCGTGTCCGAGGGGAACCCCGCCGAGCATGAACATGAAACCGATGAGGATTACAAGCCCTCTTTTCCATATCACGCCTTTTCACCTGCTTCTACCTTGGGAAAAGCCTTATTTAAGCATTTTTCACGCAATCGTTTGTCCCCGTTTGGCTTGGAGGGAAAGGGAAAGGCGGAAAGACTCCCCTCATGCCGGGAGGATTAACGGACGTTCAAAATCGTTTACCCACGTTTAAAGGCCTCGTTAAAGGCTCTTCGGGCGTACTCGCTCAGGGTGAGCCCTTCACCTTTCGCCAGCTTTTCGAGGAGCTTCTGGGAGTGGCTCCCATACTGGGCGGCTTTCTTTTCACGTTCCGCTATCTCCTTTGGCAGGCCGAGTTCGATCGCCATCTTCCGCAGAATGGCCTTTCTGGTGCCGTCCCTGATCTTTAATCCCACTGGCGTTCCCAGGGCAACTGATACCACCGCCAGGTCAAGGAAGGGCACGCGCCCCTCAACTGAGTTGAGCATGGCTATTTTGTCGTCCCTTGCGAGGTTTTTCTCCCCCAGCTCAAGGAGGTCTTTCTCCATCAGCGCGGGGTTCTTGAGGTACTTGGCATATCCTCCGAAGAGCTCATCGGCCCCCTGTCCGCTTAGGAGAAGCCTGCATCCGTCTTTGCTCGCCAGCCTCGTTGAGAAATAAAGGGGAACCCCTATCGCGAGGTTCATTGGGTTCGGTTCCTCTATGGCAAAGATAACCCTTGGAACGGCATCGCGGACGTCGGCTATGTCAAAGACATACTCCTTAAGCGGAAGCCCCAGGAGTTCGCTGGCCTTTCGCGCCCATTCTAGGTCGGGACTGCCCTCTGCGCCTGAGGTATACAGAATAACATCGGAATGGTGGGACGCCAGCAGGGCTATGAGCGAGCTATCCAGACCTCCCGAGAACAGAATACCTGTTCTTTTCCCTGTCCTGACCCTGACCGCGTGATCCAGAACGTTCATAAGCGCGCGCTTTGCCCTCTCCGGTGTCATGTTTCTCCTGAGTTCTGTGATCATGAAGAGCTTCCTTCTCTCAGCACCTCTATTTGAGATCACCACGAGTTCGCCTGGCATCACTGGTATTGCCTCTTCGCCTATTGCCCACAGGACTTTCTTTTCCGAGGCAAAGAAGCCGCTCGGCGAGTAGTAGAGAGGCCTAACACCGATTGGATCTCTGAAGAGATATATCCTCTCCCCATCGCTGAAGGCCACAGCGTAGTCTCCCTCAAGCATCATCATAGCTTTCCGGACGGCCCCCCATACGTCCATCCCGCCCTCAAGGAGGTGTTCGATGAGCCTTAGGATTACCTCGCTGTCAACGTCGGTCTCAAAGGAGACACCCTTTCCTTCGAGGTAGGCCCTCAGGTGCCCATGGTTGTATATCTCCCCGTTGTGGACGAGGGCTAAGTCGTTGTAGAACGGCTGGGTGTAGCTGGAAGAGCCCGTCATCGCCAGCCTGCACTGGAGAAGACCTATTTTTCCCTCGGGAATCTCGGAAAGGCGTGAAAAGTCATCGGACTTGAAGACACCTCCATCTGTCCAGACGCCGAAGGAGTCCTCTCCCCGGTGCTTTCCGGATATTATCATCCTCATGAACCTGTCCTTCAAACTCTCACCGATTCCTCCAGCTATCAGACACATGCTCCCACCGTGGGGACTTGGGGGTACGACACCAAAAGGCTTCTTCATTATTCCTTGAAAGCGTTTTCATAACGTTTCCCCGAAACTGAAAGCCTGCCCAGAAACTGCGGGGAAGATTGAACTATGTCAGGTCGCCGCAGGTGCAGCGGTGCTCGTAGGCAAGGGTCTCAAGGTCGTCAAAGCCCTCCCCGGTCTTGGCGGAGATGTAGAGAACCCTCGTGGGGGGTGCCAGCTCCGGAAGGGCCGAGCACATCCTGTACGCCAGGAGTCCCTGCATCGAGGGCTCCAGCTTGAGCCTGGCGTTCAGATACTCCACGTCGTCGAGGTATCTCCTATAGTCCTCAAGTCTCTCCACGGTGTCGACCTTGCTCATGGCCGGAACGGTTGTCGTTCCAAGGCGCAGTTCTATCATCATGCCAAAGAAGCGAACGAAGCAGAAATCAGCGGGTTTCCTCAGTATGTCCGGGCTGAAGAGATAGACCGTTAACGGTTCCGGAAGATTTTCCATCAGCCTGACACCGAACTCGTGGAAGAGAAAAGTCTCCATCTGGCCGGGGGTATCGAGGAGAACGTAATCGCTTCCCTTCTCCACCTCCAGAATCGTGGAGACATAGTTGGAGACCCTTGGGAGAAGTCGGTCGTAGCTTTCCACTATTGCCCCGTTGGGGCCGTAGCCTTCCTCCATTATGTCCCAGGCGGTTACGTCCCGCCTGACGTCGACATCGGGCTCGTAGGGAAGTCTCTTCACTCCCGTATCGAGGTTGACATACGAAACTGAGTAGCCGTTTTCCTCAAGGTATCTCCCGAACGAGGCTGTTAGGGTGGTCTTTCCGCTCCCGGCAGTTCCCACGAAAGTTACTATCATCTCATCACCCTGGCCTTGAGGCCGGATATTCTGGAGATCCTCTCCGCCAGCTCCATGAATGCCTTCGCACCTTCCGATTCAGGTTTATACTCCACCACAGGGACACCTTCGAGGGTGGCCTCCCTGACGGCAGGGTCTTCAGGGATAACGGCGAGGAGGGGTATTTCCATGACCTCTTCGGCCACCTCGGGCGGGATTTCCGTCTCGCTCCTTCCCGAACGGTTGAGAACAAACCCCAGAATAGCCAGGCCTGCCTTCTTTAAAACCATCCCTACCTTCATAGTGTCGGTGACGCACGAGATTTCGGGGTTTGTAACTAGAAGAACTTCCTCTCCGCTCAGCATCGCGTTCATTGCGTCCATCTGAAGCCCCGCGGGGGAGTCTATCACGACAAAATCGAACTTATCCTTCAGCTTCTTTATCGTCTCGGGAAGCTTTCGGGGGTCGGCCCTTATCACGTGCTCCCAGTCTATCGATGCTGGAACGAGGTGAACGTTCTCATAGGCCGTGGCGTATATCGCATCACTTATTGTAGCCCTCCCGGCGAGAACATCGTGGAGGGTTGTGTATGCGTCATCGATTCCCATGACGAGGCTCAAGTTAGCCATTGTAAGGTCAGCGTCAACGGCACAGACGTGATAACCCATCTTTCCGAGGGCGATCGAGAGGTTGGCAGTCGTTGTGGTCTTTCCCGTGCCCCCCTTGCCGCTTGCAATGGAGATCAGCCTGCCCATTGTCCCACCCATCTACTTTTCGGCTAAACCTTTATGAACCTTTAGTTATAGCACCCCTTTGAAGTATTGTGAAGAACGGAGAGTTTGAATCTTCTGAGGTGAGAGAAATGAGGACGTTTGTTGCCGATACGAGCGTAATCGTTGACGGTAGGCTTACACAGTTCCTCGCGGGTATCGATGGTGACGTTAAGGTCATCATACCTGAGGCGGTCATAGCCGAGATAGAGCACCAGGCCAACGAGGGAAAGGCGATAGGCCATGTCGGACTTGAGGAGCTCAAGAAGCTTAGAGAGATGGCCAACGAGGGCAGGATTATACTGGAGTTCCACGGAGAAAGGCCCGAACTCTGGCAGATAAAGAGGGCCAAGTCCGGGGAGATAGACAACATGGTTAGGGAGATAGCCAGAGAGCTGGGCGCCACCCTGATAACCGGCGACCAGGTGCAGAGGGACATCGCGATAGCAAAGGGGATAGACGTGATATATTTAACCGCCAGAAAGGAGGTCAGGCACCGCCTGGAGGACTTCTTCGACGAGACTACGATGAGCGTCCACCTGAAGGCCGGGCTGAGGCCCCTCGCAAAGAAGGGAAGACCTGGAGAGTGGAGGCTCGTCCCGGTCAGGGACGAAATCCTCACGGACGAGGAGCTGGAGGAGATAGCGGACGACATAGTTGAGAGGGCAAAGCGCGATCCAGAGAGCTTCATAGAGCTCGACGAGCCAGGAGCGACTGTCGTTCAGCTCAGGAACTACCGTATAGTTATAGCCAAACCGCCCTTCGCTGACAGGATAGAGATAACCGCAGTCAGGCCGGTCAAGAAGCTCAGCATCGAGGACTATGAGCTGAGCGAGAAGCTCATGGAGCGCCTCAGGGAGAAGGCGGAGGGGATACTCATCGCTGGAGCGCCGGGTGAAGGAAAGACGACCTTCGCCCAGGCCCTTGCCGAGTGGTACGCCGGCATGGGCAGGATAGTTAAGACAATGGAGAAGCCCCGCGACCTTCAGGTCGGTGAAGAGATAACCCAGTACACAGCTCTGAGCGGCAGGATGGAGAAGACCGGCGACATACTCCTCTTGGTGAGGCCGGACTACACGATATTCGACGAGATGAGGAAGACGAGCGACTTCAAGATATACGCTGACCTTCGCCTGGCGGGAGTGGGTATGGTAGGAGTTGTGCACGCAACGAAGCCGATAGATGCAGTTCAGCGCTTCATCGGAAGGGTGGAGCTCGGAATGATACCGCAGATAGTCGATACCGTCATCTTCATCAAGGCCGGAAGGGTCGCCAAGGTCCTGACGCTGGAGTACCTCGTTAAGGTGCCGAGCGGCATGAGGGAGGAGGATTTAGCGAGGCCGGTGATAGAGGTCAGGGACTTTGAGACCGGTGAGCTTGAGTACGAGATATACACCTACGGCGAGGAGATAAGCGTCGTGCCCGTCAAGAGGGAGGAGAAAGCTCCAGCCCTTAAACTCGCGGAGAAGAGGCTCAAGCAGGAGATAAAGAAGTTCCTGCCCGATGTCTACACTGAGGTGGAGATAGTCAGCCCGCACAAGGCGATAATCTACGCTGACGAGTTCGACATCCCGGCGATAATCGGCAAGAAGGGCAAGCGCATCACCGAGCTGGAGAAGAGGATAGGCATAAGCATCGACGTCAAGAGCTTCACCGAAAGAGAGGCGGCAAAGCCGAAGGAGAGGATATCCGTTGAGGTCGAGGAGAAGAAGAAAACGATTGTCCTCCGCGTTTCCCCGGACTACGCAAAGAGGCCCCTCAAGTTCTACGGCGGCGAGCAGTACGTCTTCACCGCAACGCCCAGCAAGAAGGGTCTCGTCAAGGTGAGCAAGAGCACACCCATAGGCAAGGAGCTCAAGAGGCTCATCGAGGCGGGGATACCCATCTGGGCGACCGCCTGAGAAAACTTTTTATAGTTTGCTTTCTTCTTTTTTATGGTGGTAAGAAGTGGGAGCCGCCGACGTACTGGCAATCCTCGGGGCGATATTTTTCATACTCCTGATATTCATGCCCTTTATCCCAAGGGGTCCAAGCCTGATGGTGCTCTTCCTTGGTCTCCTGCCCCTGGCTCTGCTCGTCGTTCTCATAGTAAAGATGTGGGAGCTCAGCAGTGAGGTCAGAAGCATTAAAGAGGAGCTAAAGGCACTCCGGGACGAAGGGGGGAACGCGAAAGATGGGGAGTGAGTATGACATCCTTGAGGCCGTTGGTGCGATACTGACGGGCGTGGGCCTAGTAATACTGCTCACAGCAGGGGAAGCCGGATTGATCCTTGGGCCGGTACTCCTTGTGATGGGTCTCGTCGTCTGGAAGATGGGCGAGATGAGGAGGGAGTTCAACGAGAAGCTCGAATCCCTCAGAGAGGAGATAGAGTCCCTCAAAACCCCCGGGGGCACCGCGGATGGCTGACGTCTCCACCAAAGGATTCGCGATAATCGTCCTCTCAATATCACTTTAGTGCATCCAGTGGGGTGGCTGTCTGCCCTTGTAACGGCCCTGCTCTTTGCCCTGGTCGGCTGGACGGTTATTGGAATAGCGAATGAAATCGATGGTCTGAGATCGGAGATATGGATGCTCCGCCATGAGGTAAAGGCCCTCAGGAAAGAACTCAGGACGGTGGAGTAAGATGAAGCTCGTGAGGGACCTCGTCGTGCTCTTTGCACTGCTCGTGTCCATCTCCATGCTCCTGTGGGCTCAGCCCGAGAGCAGGGGCTCGGTGGGCTTTTATCTCGGCATTGCCTTCATTGTTCTGGCCTTCCTGCTCCTCGCCATCTGGGTGGAGCTGGAGCGCCTGGAGGACAGAATCCTCGAACTGGAATTCATCCTAGGTGAGTCAGGGGGAGATGAGAAAGATGAGAGGGATGTGGAAGGATAAGATTTTCTGGGGCACTGCTGGAGTTGCCCTCCTCCTCTACGCCTACGGCATATTCTTGGAACCCAGCCCTCTGGCACTGGTCATTGGGAGCGTTTTCTGGGCTGTGGCGTTCCTGTATCTCCTGTGGGCGAGTTTCAGGAAGAAGGTTCGGAAGATTCTTGGGAGTGCAGGGTAAGGCTCAGCTGCGAGGGTACTCATCACACGTCAGCTAGCGAAATTGTCTTCATCGCCGGGTTAGGTTCTCGCAAGATTTTTTAACCCTTTTCAGGAGGAGAGACCATGCTGGTTCTGGCCTCTGCCTCACCGAGGAGACGGGAGATACTCGCCCGCTTCCTGGATAAGTTCGAGGTTATTCCAAGCAGGGCCAGCGAGGAGTGCGACCTGAGAGACCCGACCGAGTACGCCCTGGAGCTGGCCAGACGGAAAGCGTGGGAGGTTTACAACCGAGTGGGCGGAACCGTCATCGGCGCCGATACCGTGGTCAGCGTAGATGGGAAAATCCTTGGAAAGCCCAAAGATGAGGAAGACGCCTTCAGAATGCTCAGGCTCCTAAGCGGGAGGGTTCACAGGGTCACGACTGGCTACTGTATAATCCATAAAGGCACGGAAATCGCGGGAGTCGTCATCACGGAGGTTAAGTTCCGGGAGCTGGACGATGAGATGATCTGGGCATACGTCAGAACCGGCGAGCCGATGGACAAGGCAGGAGCTTATGGCATACAGGGAAAGGCCGGTCTCTTCGTCGAGTGGATCAGGGGTGACTACTACAACGTCGTCGGCTTCCCTCTGGAGATAGTCTGGAAGCTGAGGCAACTTGGATTTGAGGTTTTATGAGTTTCAACGGGACTCCAGCGGATTTAAGGCAAACTTACAAAAACTCCCCGAACAGCAGGTCTTCCTTCGTGCCTCCCGCCTTCTTGAAAACCTTCTCGCTCCAGGAGACGCGCCCGACGGCGGGAGGGTAATGGGCATCGCTCGCGAAGACCAGCTTTACGCCGCGCTTTATGCACTCCCTTATGAAGTCAATGTCGGGAACACGGTAGCGGGAGCTTATCTCAAAGGCCTTTCCGTTGGCCTCTGCCAGATCGAGAATCTCCTCCAGCTCCTCCAGTGCCGGATATCCTATGTGGGGAAAGTTTGCACCAAAGTGCCCTATGACCGTCACGTTCTCATCGAGAAGGGCCAGCTTCACAAGCTCGATGTACTGGCTCGGGCTCTCCAGCCACTCGTGGACGCTGGCTATCACGTAGTCGAGCTTTTTCGCCATGACGTCCGGGAGATCGACGCCTCCGGATGTTATGTTGCCCTCAATCCCTGCCAGCACCGTGATATCTGCCTCCCCTCCCCATCGCTTTATCTCCCTAACGTACCTGCCAAGGGTTCTCTCCGAGAGGTAGTGGCTGTGGTCAGTTATGCCGAGCAGTCTAAGTCCCTTCTCTTCGGCGGCCGCTATG
This window of the Thermococcus thermotolerans genome carries:
- a CDS encoding cell wall-binding repeat-containing protein, yielding MIWKRGLVILIGFMFMLGGVPLGHAGAGDLRLVILVSDNEADAAIAQNVADLLGAQLIVSPWGTYDPAASAEILSIDPDRVIIIGGPVAVPEEYTGDLEEFGIPYERWYGETRYETNLVVIQALKDEFPDVFDGIKTVVIANGRDALAIEAYLEAMKLRPYEFKGKPILILTDEGRENITIAALGRFSGITEVKYAITYSGREKPMFPLNREKLDEWMKSHFTGYEEGNLAQSPTRDEVYSLLINVQNKTGRAEGLLDGLQIPAARKKLEGAKSALNAAWDAYNSGEYSRAYQLAMIASFNADFVISRAYSEMRTVYQGSVRMQLELEIHQLEVMVRVLKRKGYDVGELESLLAQAKEALSRGDYSLLLNDLIPQIRNEMAMLTTKRSMPGSPGIPGGRDRGRP
- the asnB gene encoding asparagine synthase (glutamine-hydrolyzing) translates to MCLIAGGIGESLKDRFMRMIISGKHRGEDSFGVWTDGGVFKSDDFSRLSEIPEGKIGLLQCRLAMTGSSSYTQPFYNDLALVHNGEIYNHGHLRAYLEGKGVSFETDVDSEVILRLIEHLLEGGMDVWGAVRKAMMMLEGDYAVAFSDGERIYLFRDPIGVRPLYYSPSGFFASEKKVLWAIGEEAIPVMPGELVVISNRGAERRKLFMITELRRNMTPERAKRALMNVLDHAVRVRTGKRTGILFSGGLDSSLIALLASHHSDVILYTSGAEGSPDLEWARKASELLGLPLKEYVFDIADVRDAVPRVIFAIEEPNPMNLAIGVPLYFSTRLASKDGCRLLLSGQGADELFGGYAKYLKNPALMEKDLLELGEKNLARDDKIAMLNSVEGRVPFLDLAVVSVALGTPVGLKIRDGTRKAILRKMAIELGLPKEIAEREKKAAQYGSHSQKLLEKLAKGEGLTLSEYARRAFNEAFKRG
- a CDS encoding ATP/GTP-binding protein is translated as MIVTFVGTAGSGKTTLTASFGRYLEENGYSVSYVNLDTGVKRLPYEPDVDVRRDVTAWDIMEEGYGPNGAIVESYDRLLPRVSNYVSTILEVEKGSDYVLLDTPGQMETFLFHEFGVRLMENLPEPLTVYLFSPDILRKPADFCFVRFFGMMIELRLGTTTVPAMSKVDTVERLEDYRRYLDDVEYLNARLKLEPSMQGLLAYRMCSALPELAPPTRVLYISAKTGEGFDDLETLAYEHRCTCGDLT
- the minD gene encoding cell division ATPase MinD; protein product: MGRLISIASGKGGTGKTTTTANLSIALGKMGYHVCAVDADLTMANLSLVMGIDDAYTTLHDVLAGRATISDAIYATAYENVHLVPASIDWEHVIRADPRKLPETIKKLKDKFDFVVIDSPAGLQMDAMNAMLSGEEVLLVTNPEISCVTDTMKVGMVLKKAGLAILGFVLNRSGRSETEIPPEVAEEVMEIPLLAVIPEDPAVREATLEGVPVVEYKPESEGAKAFMELAERISRISGLKARVMR
- a CDS encoding PINc/VapC family ATPase; its protein translation is MRTFVADTSVIVDGRLTQFLAGIDGDVKVIIPEAVIAEIEHQANEGKAIGHVGLEELKKLREMANEGRIILEFHGERPELWQIKRAKSGEIDNMVREIARELGATLITGDQVQRDIAIAKGIDVIYLTARKEVRHRLEDFFDETTMSVHLKAGLRPLAKKGRPGEWRLVPVRDEILTDEELEEIADDIVERAKRDPESFIELDEPGATVVQLRNYRIVIAKPPFADRIEITAVRPVKKLSIEDYELSEKLMERLREKAEGILIAGAPGEGKTTFAQALAEWYAGMGRIVKTMEKPRDLQVGEEITQYTALSGRMEKTGDILLLVRPDYTIFDEMRKTSDFKIYADLRLAGVGMVGVVHATKPIDAVQRFIGRVELGMIPQIVDTVIFIKAGRVAKVLTLEYLVKVPSGMREEDLARPVIEVRDFETGELEYEIYTYGEEISVVPVKREEKAPALKLAEKRLKQEIKKFLPDVYTEVEIVSPHKAIIYADEFDIPAIIGKKGKRITELEKRIGISIDVKSFTEREAAKPKERISVEVEEKKKTIVLRVSPDYAKRPLKFYGGEQYVFTATPSKKGLVKVSKSTPIGKELKRLIEAGIPIWATA
- a CDS encoding Maf-like protein; amino-acid sequence: MLVLASASPRRREILARFLDKFEVIPSRASEECDLRDPTEYALELARRKAWEVYNRVGGTVIGADTVVSVDGKILGKPKDEEDAFRMLRLLSGRVHRVTTGYCIIHKGTEIAGVVITEVKFRELDDEMIWAYVRTGEPMDKAGAYGIQGKAGLFVEWIRGDYYNVVGFPLEIVWKLRQLGFEVL
- a CDS encoding PHP domain-containing protein, which translates into the protein MLEFPHDAHTHTVYSDGIGGITENIAAAEEKGLRLLGITDHSHYLSERTLGRYVREIKRWGGEADITVLAGIEGNITSGGVDLPDVMAKKLDYVIASVHEWLESPSQYIELVKLALLDENVTVIGHFGANFPHIGYPALEELEEILDLAEANGKAFEISSRYRVPDIDFIRECIKRGVKLVFASDAHYPPAVGRVSWSEKVFKKAGGTKEDLLFGEFL